One segment of Anguilla anguilla isolate fAngAng1 chromosome 1, fAngAng1.pri, whole genome shotgun sequence DNA contains the following:
- the pik3r4 gene encoding phosphoinositide 3-kinase regulatory subunit 4 isoform X4 — protein MGNQLAGIAPSQILSVDSYFSDIHDYEYDKSLGSTRFFKVARAKHREGLVVVKVFAIQDPSLPLTSYKQELEELKIRLHSCQNCLPFQKATMTEKAAMLFRQYVRDNLYDRISTRPFLNNVEKKWIAFQILIAVDQAHKSGVRHGDIKTENIMVTSWNWVLLTDFASFKPTYLPEDNPADFNYFFDTSRRRTCYIAPERFVDGSMFATENDQTTPLVDLSSNSQRTRGELKQPMDIFSAGCVIAELFTEGNPLFDLSQLLAYRKGHFQTEQVLMKIEDQSVRELVAQMVQRQPEKRLTAEEYLKQQKGKAFPEIFYTFLQPYMAQFAKETFQSADERVLVIRKDLDNILHNLCGGEPREKAAVESETTKEHGLVVLVSVITSCLQTLRSCDSKLAALELVLHLAERLSVDILLDRITPYLLHFCNDPVPRVRAEAVRTLTKVLALVKEVPRNDVNIYPEYILPGIAHLAQDEATIVRLAYAENIAHLAETALRFLELVQENNLNTEQDLNGEDVEEALHPNENYDSELQALHEMVQQKVVTLLSDPENIVKQTLMENGITRLCVFFGRQKANDVLLSHMITFLNDKNDWHLRGAFFDSIVGVAAYVGWQSSSILKPLLQQGLSDAEEFVIYKALNALTCMCQLGLLQKPHIYEFVSDIAPFLCHPNLWIRYGAVGFITVVAQHLNIADVCCKLMPHLSPFITQPIIQIDKEIVLLSVLKEPVSRSIFDYALRSKDISSLFRHLLFRQKKRNGSIPECPVPEDPAIAQLLKKLLSQGMTEPEEDKLLALKDFMLKSNKAKANIVDQSHLGEGAQSGIIDLANLGITGRQVDLIKPKPESEDKRARKHTKQDSNMNEEWRSMFGSLEPPSATPTPPMVTEGTGTQPRKTALPAVPVLQSMGGTSTYQRRLTTCKTELQQLVQQKREQCNAERMAKQMMESAEWESRPPPPGWHPKGLLVAHLHEHKSAVNRIRVSDEHSIFATCSNDGTVKIWDSQKMEGKTTTTRSVQTYSRIGGHVKTLTFCQGSHYLAVASDNGWIQLLGIEANKPPKSPKVHPYQTRFLDPKDDGCVVDVHHFNSGAQSVLAYATVNGSLVGWDLRSSTNAWTLRHDLRLGLITSFAVDMHQCWLCVGTCNGTMACWDMRFQLPISNHSHPARARIRRLLMHPLYQSSVIAAVQGNNEVSMWDMETGDRKFTLWASSAPPLSEMQPSPHSVHGIYCSPAEGNPLLLTAGSDMRIRFWDLAYPERSYIVAGGANDSLHCPSVFYNRKIIEGTEVVQEIHSKQKSGSTEDTPRRGPESLPVGHHDIITDIATFQTTQGFIVTASRDGIVKVWK, from the exons ATGGGCAACCAACTTGCAGGAATTGCCCCATCTCAAATCTTGTCTGTGGACAGTTACTTCTCAGACATTCATGACTATGAGTATGACAAGAGTCTGGGCAGTACCAGGTTCTTCAAAGTGGCACGGGCAAAACATCGGGAGGGACTGGTGGTCGTCAAGGTCTTTGCTATCCAGGATCCTTCGCTACCCTTGACCAGCTACaaacaggagctggaggagctcaaGATCCGGCTGCACTCCTGCCAAAACTGCCTGCCCTTCCAAAAGGCCACAATGACAGAGAAGGCGGCCATGCTTTTCCGCCAGTATGTGCGGGACAATCTGTATGACCGTATCAGCACTCGGCCTTTCCTCAACAATGTGGAGAAGAAGTGGATTGCCTTCCAGATCTTGATTGCCGTGGACCAGGCGCACAAGTCTGGCGTGAGGCATGGTGACATCAAGACTGAGAACATCATGGTGACCAGCTGGAACTGGGTCCTTCTCACAGACTTTGCCAGCTTCAAGCCCACCTACCTCCCCGAGGACAACCCGGCTGACTTCAATTACTTCTTTGACACCTCTAGAAGGAGGACATGTTACATTGCCCCGGAACGCTTTGTTGATGGCAGCATGTTTGCCACAGAGAATGATCAGACGACCCCTCTGGTGGACCTGTCCAGTAACAGCCAGAGGACCCGAGGAGAGCTCAAGCAGCCCATGGACATATTCTCAGCAG GTTGTGTGATAGCAGAACTCTTCACCGAAGGAAATCCTTTGTTTGACCTCTCTCAGCTGCTGGCTTACCGCAAAGGACACTTTCAGACCGAGCAAGTCCTCATGAAAATTGAGGACCAAAGCGTGAGAGAATTG GTCGCACAGATGGTGCAGCGACAACCAGAGAAACGGCTGACAGCGGAGGAATATCTGAAGCAGCAGAAAGGCAAGGCCTTTCCGGAAATCTTCTACACCTTTCTGCAGCCCTACATGGCCCAGTTTGCCAAGGAGACCTTCCAGTCGGCAGATGAACGGGTCCTGGTGATTCGCAAAGACCTGGACAACATTCTGCACAATCTGTGCGGCGGCGAGCCCAGAGAGAAGGCAGCGGTGGAGTCCGAGACCACCAAGGAGCACGGCCTGGTGGTGCTGGTGTCTGTCATCACGTCCTGCCTGCAGACGCTGCGCTCCTGCGACTCCAAGCTGGCGGCGCTGGAGCTAGTGCTGCACCTGGCGGAGCGGCTGAGCGTGGACATCCTGCTGGACCGTATCACGCCCTACTTGCTGCACTTCTGCAATGACCCCGTGCCCCGCGTGCGGGCCGAGGCCGTCCGCACCCTTACCAAGGTGCTGGCGCTGGTCAAGGAGGTGCCCCGCAACGACGTCAACATCTATCCCGAGTACATTCTTCCTGGCATCGCCCACTTGGCTCAGGACGAGGCGACCATCGTCCGACTGGCCTACGCAG aaaacatagCCCATTTGGCTGAGACAGCCCTGCGGTTTCTGGAACTGGTACAGGAAAACAACCTGAACACTGAACAGGATCTAAATGGGGAGGACGTGGAGGAAGCTCTTCATCCCAATGAGAATTATGACTCTG AACTGCAGGCCCTGCACGAGATGGTCCAGCAGAAGGTGGTCACCCTGCTGAGTGACCCGGAGAACATCGTTAAGCAGACGCTGATGGAGAATGGCATCACACGCCTCTGTGTGTTCTTCGGCCGTCAGAAGGCCAATGACGTGCTCCTGTCGCACATGATCACCTTCCTCAATGACAAGAATGACTGGCATCTCCGCGGGGCTTTCTTCGACAGCATCGTGG gtgtggCTGCCTATGTGGGCTGGCAGAGCTCCTCTATCCTGAAGccactgctgcagcagggcctgAGTGATGCCGAGGAGTTTGTCATTTACAAGGCCCTCAATGCCCTTACCTGCATGTGCCAGCTCGGCCTCCTGCAGAAGCCGCACATCTATGAGTTTGTCAGTGATATCG CTCCTTTCTTGTGCCACCCGAATCTGTGGATCCGGTATGGGGCAGTGGGATTCATCACAGTGGTGGCACAGCACCTCAACATCGCTGATGTCTGCTGCAAGCTAATGCCCCACCTCAGCCCATTCATCACGCAGCCAATCATACAG ATTGACAAGGAAATCGTACTACTGAGTGTTCTAAAAGAGCCAGTGAGCCGCTCCATATTCGACTATGCACTGCGCTCGAAAGACATCAGCAGCCTCTTCAGGCACCTGCTGTTCCGACAGAAGAAACGCAATGGCtcaatcccagaatgccccGTTCCCGAAGATCCAGCCATTGCCCAACTGTTGAAGAAGCTGCTCTCACAG GGAATGACGGAGCCTGAAGAGGACAAGCTGCTGGCTCTAAAGGACTTCATGCTCAAGTCCAACAAGGCCAAAGCCAACATTGTGGACCAGAGTCACCTAGGCGAGGGTGCTCAGAGTGGGATCATTGATCTGGCCAATTTAGGCATCACTGGCCGGCAGGTGGACCTCATCAAACCCAAACCGGAATCAGAGGACAAGAGAG CTAGGAAACACACTAAGCAGGACTCCAACATGAACGAAGAGTGGAGAAGCATGTTCGGTTCCCTGGAGCCCCCCAGCGCCACCCCCACACCACCGATG GTGACTGAAGGAACAGGAACCCAGCCCAGAAAGACTGCTCTGCCTGCTGTGCCAGTGTTGCAGTCCATGGGCGGGACTTCCACCTACCAGCGGCGGCTCACCACCTGCAAGAcggagctgcagcagctggtccAGCAGAAGCGTGAGCAGTGCAATGCAGAGCGCATGGCCAAGCAGATGATGGAGAGCGCTGAATGGGAGAGCAGGCCACCCCCACCAG GTTGGCATCCCAAAGGCTTGCTAGTTGCACACCTGCACGAGCACAAATCAGCCGTCAACCGAATCCGTGTCTCTGATGAGCACTCTATTTTTGCCACCTGTTCCAATGATGGAACTGTGAAGATCTGGGATAGtcagaaaatggagggaaagaCCACAACCACCAG GTCTGTGCAAACCTACTCACGCATTGGGGGTCATGTAAAAACCTTGACCTTTTGTCAGGGGTCACATTACCTGGCTGTGGCCTCCGACAATGGATGGATCCAGCTTCTGGGGATCGAAGCCAACAAGCCGCCCAAATCTCCCAAAGTTCACCCCTATCAAACCAG GTTCCTGGACCCGAAAGATGATGGATGCGTTGTTGATGTCCACCACTTCAACTCAGGGGCACAGTCAGTGCTGGCTTATGCCACCGTCAATGGCTCTCTGGTGGGCTGGGACCTGCGGAGCTCCACCAATGCCTGGACTCTTCGACATGACCTGCGTCTGGGCCTCATCACCTCCTTCGCTGTGGACATGCAccagtgctggctgtgtgtag GCACATGCAATGGCACCATGGCATGCTGGGACATGCGGTTTCAGCTCCCTATCTCTAACCACTCCCACCCAGCTCGAGCAAGAATTAGGCGGCTACTCATGCACCCTCTGTACCAGTCTTCTGTCATTGCTG CTGTCCAGGGGAATAATGAGGTGTCCATGTGGGATATGGAGACAGGAGACAGGAAGTTCACTCTCTGGGCCagctctgcccctcccctctctgagATGCAG CCCTCGCCCCACAGCGTACACGGGATATACTGCAGCCCTGCTGAGGGGAACCCCCTTCTCCTGACCGCTGGCTCGGACATGAGAATCCG ATTCTGGGACCTTGCCTACCCAGAAAGATCCTACATTGTAGCAGGGGGAGCTAATGACTCTCTTCACTGTCCATCGGTATTTTACAACCGCAAGATCATTGAAGGAACTGAGGTTGTGCAG GAGATCCACAGCAAGCAGAAGAGCGGCTCCACAGAGGACACCCCACGGCGAGGCCCAGAGTCCCTGCCTGTGGGTCaccatgacatcatcactgacaTTGCCACCTTCCAGACCACACAGGGCTTCATTGTTACTGCCTCTAGAGATGGCATTGTCAAAGTGTGGAAATGA
- the pik3r4 gene encoding phosphoinositide 3-kinase regulatory subunit 4 isoform X2 encodes MGNQLAGIAPSQILSVDSYFSDIHDYEYDKSLGSTRFFKVARAKHREGLVVVKVFAIQDPSLPLTSYKQELEELKIRLHSCQNCLPFQKATMTEKAAMLFRQYVRDNLYDRISTRPFLNNVEKKWIAFQILIAVDQAHKSGVRHGDIKTENIMVTSWNWVLLTDFASFKPTYLPEDNPADFNYFFDTSRRRTCYIAPERFVDGSMFATENDQTTPLVDLSSNSQRTRGELKQPMDIFSAGCVIAELFTEGNPLFDLSQLLAYRKGHFQTEQVLMKIEDQSVRELVAQMVQRQPEKRLTAEEYLKQQKGKAFPEIFYTFLQPYMAQFAKETFQSADERVLVIRKDLDNILHNLCGGEPREKAAVESETTKEHGLVVLVSVITSCLQTLRSCDSKLAALELVLHLAERLSVDILLDRITPYLLHFCNDPVPRVRAEAVRTLTKVLALVKEVPRNDVNIYPEYILPGIAHLAQDEATIVRLAYAENIAHLAETALRFLELVQENNLNTEQDLNGEDVEEALHPNENYDSELQALHEMVQQKVVTLLSDPENIVKQTLMENGITRLCVFFGRQKANDVLLSHMITFLNDKNDWHLRGAFFDSIVGVAAYVGWQSSSILKPLLQQGLSDAEEFVIYKALNALTCMCQLGLLQKPHIYEFVSDIAPFLCHPNLWIRYGAVGFITVVAQHLNIADVCCKLMPHLSPFITQPIIQIDKEIVLLSVLKEPVSRSIFDYALRSKDISSLFRHLLFRQKKRNGSIPECPVPEDPAIAQLLKKLLSQGMTEPEEDKLLALKDFMLKSNKAKANIVDQSHLGEGAQSGIIDLANLGITGRQVDLIKPKPESEDKRARKHTKQDSNMNEEWRSMFGSLEPPSATPTPPMVSKVLVPPGGEPEGAPPGKPLGSDSSPIPNLHHVPSSGQVTEGTGTQPRKTALPAVPVLQSMGGTSTYQRRLTTCKTELQQLVQQKREQCNAERMAKQMMESAEWESRPPPPGWHPKGLLVAHLHEHKSAVNRIRVSDEHSIFATCSNDGTVKIWDSQKMEGKTTTTRSVQTYSRIGGHVKTLTFCQGSHYLAVASDNGWIQLLGIEANKPPKSPKVHPYQTRFLDPKDDGCVVDVHHFNSGAQSVLAYATVNGSLVGWDLRSSTNAWTLRHDLRLGLITSFAVDMHQCWLCVGTCNGTMACWDMRFQLPISNHSHPARARIRRLLMHPLYQSSVIAAVQGNNEVSMWDMETGDRKFTLWASSAPPLSEMQPSPHSVHGIYCSPAEGNPLLLTAGSDMRIRFWDLAYPERSYIVAGGANDSLHCPSVFYNRKIIEGTEVVQEIHSKQKSGSTEDTPRRGPESLPVGHHDIITDIATFQTTQGFIVTASRDGIVKVWK; translated from the exons ATGGGCAACCAACTTGCAGGAATTGCCCCATCTCAAATCTTGTCTGTGGACAGTTACTTCTCAGACATTCATGACTATGAGTATGACAAGAGTCTGGGCAGTACCAGGTTCTTCAAAGTGGCACGGGCAAAACATCGGGAGGGACTGGTGGTCGTCAAGGTCTTTGCTATCCAGGATCCTTCGCTACCCTTGACCAGCTACaaacaggagctggaggagctcaaGATCCGGCTGCACTCCTGCCAAAACTGCCTGCCCTTCCAAAAGGCCACAATGACAGAGAAGGCGGCCATGCTTTTCCGCCAGTATGTGCGGGACAATCTGTATGACCGTATCAGCACTCGGCCTTTCCTCAACAATGTGGAGAAGAAGTGGATTGCCTTCCAGATCTTGATTGCCGTGGACCAGGCGCACAAGTCTGGCGTGAGGCATGGTGACATCAAGACTGAGAACATCATGGTGACCAGCTGGAACTGGGTCCTTCTCACAGACTTTGCCAGCTTCAAGCCCACCTACCTCCCCGAGGACAACCCGGCTGACTTCAATTACTTCTTTGACACCTCTAGAAGGAGGACATGTTACATTGCCCCGGAACGCTTTGTTGATGGCAGCATGTTTGCCACAGAGAATGATCAGACGACCCCTCTGGTGGACCTGTCCAGTAACAGCCAGAGGACCCGAGGAGAGCTCAAGCAGCCCATGGACATATTCTCAGCAG GTTGTGTGATAGCAGAACTCTTCACCGAAGGAAATCCTTTGTTTGACCTCTCTCAGCTGCTGGCTTACCGCAAAGGACACTTTCAGACCGAGCAAGTCCTCATGAAAATTGAGGACCAAAGCGTGAGAGAATTG GTCGCACAGATGGTGCAGCGACAACCAGAGAAACGGCTGACAGCGGAGGAATATCTGAAGCAGCAGAAAGGCAAGGCCTTTCCGGAAATCTTCTACACCTTTCTGCAGCCCTACATGGCCCAGTTTGCCAAGGAGACCTTCCAGTCGGCAGATGAACGGGTCCTGGTGATTCGCAAAGACCTGGACAACATTCTGCACAATCTGTGCGGCGGCGAGCCCAGAGAGAAGGCAGCGGTGGAGTCCGAGACCACCAAGGAGCACGGCCTGGTGGTGCTGGTGTCTGTCATCACGTCCTGCCTGCAGACGCTGCGCTCCTGCGACTCCAAGCTGGCGGCGCTGGAGCTAGTGCTGCACCTGGCGGAGCGGCTGAGCGTGGACATCCTGCTGGACCGTATCACGCCCTACTTGCTGCACTTCTGCAATGACCCCGTGCCCCGCGTGCGGGCCGAGGCCGTCCGCACCCTTACCAAGGTGCTGGCGCTGGTCAAGGAGGTGCCCCGCAACGACGTCAACATCTATCCCGAGTACATTCTTCCTGGCATCGCCCACTTGGCTCAGGACGAGGCGACCATCGTCCGACTGGCCTACGCAG aaaacatagCCCATTTGGCTGAGACAGCCCTGCGGTTTCTGGAACTGGTACAGGAAAACAACCTGAACACTGAACAGGATCTAAATGGGGAGGACGTGGAGGAAGCTCTTCATCCCAATGAGAATTATGACTCTG AACTGCAGGCCCTGCACGAGATGGTCCAGCAGAAGGTGGTCACCCTGCTGAGTGACCCGGAGAACATCGTTAAGCAGACGCTGATGGAGAATGGCATCACACGCCTCTGTGTGTTCTTCGGCCGTCAGAAGGCCAATGACGTGCTCCTGTCGCACATGATCACCTTCCTCAATGACAAGAATGACTGGCATCTCCGCGGGGCTTTCTTCGACAGCATCGTGG gtgtggCTGCCTATGTGGGCTGGCAGAGCTCCTCTATCCTGAAGccactgctgcagcagggcctgAGTGATGCCGAGGAGTTTGTCATTTACAAGGCCCTCAATGCCCTTACCTGCATGTGCCAGCTCGGCCTCCTGCAGAAGCCGCACATCTATGAGTTTGTCAGTGATATCG CTCCTTTCTTGTGCCACCCGAATCTGTGGATCCGGTATGGGGCAGTGGGATTCATCACAGTGGTGGCACAGCACCTCAACATCGCTGATGTCTGCTGCAAGCTAATGCCCCACCTCAGCCCATTCATCACGCAGCCAATCATACAG ATTGACAAGGAAATCGTACTACTGAGTGTTCTAAAAGAGCCAGTGAGCCGCTCCATATTCGACTATGCACTGCGCTCGAAAGACATCAGCAGCCTCTTCAGGCACCTGCTGTTCCGACAGAAGAAACGCAATGGCtcaatcccagaatgccccGTTCCCGAAGATCCAGCCATTGCCCAACTGTTGAAGAAGCTGCTCTCACAG GGAATGACGGAGCCTGAAGAGGACAAGCTGCTGGCTCTAAAGGACTTCATGCTCAAGTCCAACAAGGCCAAAGCCAACATTGTGGACCAGAGTCACCTAGGCGAGGGTGCTCAGAGTGGGATCATTGATCTGGCCAATTTAGGCATCACTGGCCGGCAGGTGGACCTCATCAAACCCAAACCGGAATCAGAGGACAAGAGAG CTAGGAAACACACTAAGCAGGACTCCAACATGAACGAAGAGTGGAGAAGCATGTTCGGTTCCCTGGAGCCCCCCAGCGCCACCCCCACACCACCGATGGTATCTAAAGTTCTTGTTCCACCCGGTGGCGAACCAGAGGGAGCTCCGCCTGGAAAGCCCCTGGGATCCGACTCCTCCCCGATTCCTAACCTCCATCATGTTCCATCCTCAGGCCAG GTGACTGAAGGAACAGGAACCCAGCCCAGAAAGACTGCTCTGCCTGCTGTGCCAGTGTTGCAGTCCATGGGCGGGACTTCCACCTACCAGCGGCGGCTCACCACCTGCAAGAcggagctgcagcagctggtccAGCAGAAGCGTGAGCAGTGCAATGCAGAGCGCATGGCCAAGCAGATGATGGAGAGCGCTGAATGGGAGAGCAGGCCACCCCCACCAG GTTGGCATCCCAAAGGCTTGCTAGTTGCACACCTGCACGAGCACAAATCAGCCGTCAACCGAATCCGTGTCTCTGATGAGCACTCTATTTTTGCCACCTGTTCCAATGATGGAACTGTGAAGATCTGGGATAGtcagaaaatggagggaaagaCCACAACCACCAG GTCTGTGCAAACCTACTCACGCATTGGGGGTCATGTAAAAACCTTGACCTTTTGTCAGGGGTCACATTACCTGGCTGTGGCCTCCGACAATGGATGGATCCAGCTTCTGGGGATCGAAGCCAACAAGCCGCCCAAATCTCCCAAAGTTCACCCCTATCAAACCAG GTTCCTGGACCCGAAAGATGATGGATGCGTTGTTGATGTCCACCACTTCAACTCAGGGGCACAGTCAGTGCTGGCTTATGCCACCGTCAATGGCTCTCTGGTGGGCTGGGACCTGCGGAGCTCCACCAATGCCTGGACTCTTCGACATGACCTGCGTCTGGGCCTCATCACCTCCTTCGCTGTGGACATGCAccagtgctggctgtgtgtag GCACATGCAATGGCACCATGGCATGCTGGGACATGCGGTTTCAGCTCCCTATCTCTAACCACTCCCACCCAGCTCGAGCAAGAATTAGGCGGCTACTCATGCACCCTCTGTACCAGTCTTCTGTCATTGCTG CTGTCCAGGGGAATAATGAGGTGTCCATGTGGGATATGGAGACAGGAGACAGGAAGTTCACTCTCTGGGCCagctctgcccctcccctctctgagATGCAG CCCTCGCCCCACAGCGTACACGGGATATACTGCAGCCCTGCTGAGGGGAACCCCCTTCTCCTGACCGCTGGCTCGGACATGAGAATCCG ATTCTGGGACCTTGCCTACCCAGAAAGATCCTACATTGTAGCAGGGGGAGCTAATGACTCTCTTCACTGTCCATCGGTATTTTACAACCGCAAGATCATTGAAGGAACTGAGGTTGTGCAG GAGATCCACAGCAAGCAGAAGAGCGGCTCCACAGAGGACACCCCACGGCGAGGCCCAGAGTCCCTGCCTGTGGGTCaccatgacatcatcactgacaTTGCCACCTTCCAGACCACACAGGGCTTCATTGTTACTGCCTCTAGAGATGGCATTGTCAAAGTGTGGAAATGA